Genomic segment of Bacteroides stercoris ATCC 43183:
CCGTCAGCAACGCAACAAGCCTGCCGACCTGAAAAGTATCTACATCCGTAGCGACAAGGGAGACATGGTACAGCTCGACAACCTGATAGAGCTGACAAACGGCATCGCCCCGCCCAAGTTGTATCGCTATAACCGTTTCGTGTCCGCTACTATTTCCGCCGGACTTGCCGACGGCAAGACCATTGGGCAAGGTCTGGACGAAATGGACAAGATTGCCAAAGAAACATTGGACGATACTTTCCGCACCGCCCTCACCGGTGACTCAAAAGAGTACCGCGAAAGTTCTTCCAGCCTGATGTTCGCTTTCATCCTGGCCATCCTGCTTATCTACCTGATTCTTGCCGCCCAGTTCGAAAGTTTCAAGGACCCGCTGATTATCATGCTGACCGTGCCCCTTGCCATTGCGGGCGCACTGGTATTCATGTATTTCGGCGGCATCACGATGAATATATTCAGCCAAATCGGTATCATCATGCTGATTGGGCTGGTGGCAAAGAACGGTATCCTGATTGTAGAGTTCGCCAACCAGAAGCAGGAAACCGGCGAGGACAAGATGCAAGCCATCAAGGATGCCGCCCTGCAACGTCTGCGCCCTATCCTGATGACGAGCGCTTCTACCGTACTGGGACTGATACCGCTGGCATTCGCCACGGGCGAAGGGTGTAACCAACGCATCGCCATGGGTACGGCCGTAGTAGGCGGTATGCTTGTGTCTACATTGCTTACGATGTACATCGTCCCCGCTATTTATAGTTATGTATCTACCAACCGAAGTAAACTGAAGAACGAATGAAACGTACGCTTTTATCTTTCCTGATCATTCTGTGCACCGCGCTTGCCGTCCAGGCACAGCCAGCACCTGTCTATACCCTGAAATCCTGTCTGAAACAGGGACTGCTGAACAACTATTCCCTGCGTATCACCCGTAACGAACAGCAAGTAAGCAAGAACAATGCCACCCTTGCCAATGCCGGCTACCTGCCCACGCTCGACTTGTCTGCCGGCTATAAAGGTACTTTGGACAATACCGAAACCAAGCTGCGCACCACCGGTGAAACCACCAAAGAAAACGGCGTGTTCGACCAGACCGTCGATGCCGGCATCAACCTGAGCTGGACAATCTTCGACGGCTTCAACATCACCGCCAACTACCAAAAGCTGAAAGAGCTGGAACGCCAGGGCGAAACCAACACCCGTATCGCCATCGAAGACCTCATTGCCAACATCGCCGCCGAGTACTACAACTACGTGCAGCACACCATCCGTCTGAAAAACTTCCGCTACGCCGTATCGCTCTCCAAAGAGCGTCTGCGCATCGTAGAGGAACGGTATCACATCGGTAACTTCTCCCGCCTGGACTACCAGCAGGCCAAAGTAGACTTCAATGCCGACAGCGCGCAATACATGAAACAACAGGAATTGCTGCATACCTCGCGTATCCAACTGAACGAGCTGATGGCAAGTGAAGACGTAGACCGCCCTTTCATCGTTGAAGACAGCCTCATCAACGTCAGCGCCAAACTGAATTTCGATGAACTCTGGAATGCCACCTTGCAAGCCAACGCCGCCTTACTGAAAGCCGAACAGAACAATACGCTGGCACGGCTGGACTATAAAAAAGCCAGTTCCCGCGACTACCCGTACATAAAGATGAATGGCGGCTACGGCTATACCCTCAACAAATATGATATTTCCGCCAACAGCCGCCGCAGCAACCTCGGGCTGAACTTCGGCGTCACCGTAGGTTTCAATCTCTTTGACGGTAACCGCCGCCGCGAACTCCGCAATGCACGCATTGCCGTACAAAACGCCCGTTTGGAACGCGAGCAACTGGAACAAGCCCTACGCGCCGACTTGAGCAACCTGTGGCAAGCCTACCAGAACAATCTCCAGATGCTGAAGCTGGAACGACAGAACCTCGTTGCAGCCAAAGAGAACCATGAGATTGCCATGGAACGCTATATGCTCGGCAACCTCTCCGGCATCGAGATGCGCGAAGCGCAAAAGAGTCTGCTGGATGCCGAGGAGCGTATCCTATCGGCAGAGTACGACACCAAATTGTGCGAAATATCCCTGCTGCAAATCAGCGGAAGAGTAGAACAGTATTTGGAATAGACATACCGTATAAATCACAATTTTTACTCCCTTAAAAACAAATATTGCCATCTTCTCTTCAAACTTTTCCCTACTTTTGTTCGTAAAGAGAAACCAAAAACAATACCAATATGAAACGAACAATCTTTTTCTGTGCATTGCTTGCCTTGTTTACAGGCGCCAATGCACAGAAAACAACCGACTACAAAGAGAAACATCCTTATAAGGATTGGGTAAAGCTGGCCCCTAAATTGGACGATGCCTTCTTCACGACTCCCGAAGCTGTCCGTATTGCCGACAACGTACTGCTCTACCAGCAAACAACCGGTGGCTGGCCCAAAAACATCTATATGCCCGCCGAACTGACAGCCGATGAGTACCAGAAAGCCCTTGCCGACAAAGATAACGTCAACCAAAGCACCATCGACAACAATGCCACAAGCACAGAGATACGCTACCTTTCCCGCATCTACCTTGCCACCGGCATAGAGAAATACAAAGACGCTGCCTTAGAAGGCATACGCTACCTACTGAAAGCGCAATACCCCAACGGCGGCTGGCCTCAGTTCTGGCCGCGCCCCAAAGGTTATTATACCCACATCACCTACAACGACAATGCAATGGTGAACGTCATGAACCTGTTGCGTGATGTGTACAACAAGAAAGCCCCGTACACCTATGTACCGGATACCCTTTGCCAACGCGCCCGTATCGCATTCGACAAAGGTGTGGAGTGCATTCTCAACACTCAGGTAAAACAAAACGGCAAACTGACTGTGTGGTGCGCCCAGCACGATGAACACACCCTTGCCCCTGCCAAGGCACGCGCCTACGAACTTCCCTCGCTCAGCGGCGCCGAATCGGACAATATCGTCCTGCTGCTGATGTCCATCCCCGACCCCTCACCCCGGATTATCGCTTCTGTAGAAGCAGCCGTCAGTTGGTTCAAGGCAAACAAGATTACGGGTATCATGCGTAAGGACTTTACCAACAACGAAGGTAAAAAAGACTACCGGATGGTTCCTTGCCCACAGGATGACTATCCTTGCCCCGTATTTTGGGCACGTTTCTATACCCTTGAAGACAACCGCCCTTTCTTCTGCGACCGCGACGGAGTGAAGAAGTACGATATTTCCGAGATAGGGTATGAGCGCCGCAACGGCTATAGCTGGTATAACAATGCCGGATTGAAAGTGCTGAAAAAGTACGAACAGTGGAAAAAACAGATAAAAGATTAACGGCAACATTAAAAAGGAAATTCCATTACCTGCCTTATATTCCACCGGTCATCATACAAAAAGCCGCTCGAGGAGAGTTTCCTGAGCGGCTTTTATATCATATTCGGGATTATCCGTTATTTACTGCAATTCCACGGTTTCAATTGTTTGAAGAAGTCATTACCCTTGTCATCCACCAGGATAAATGCCGGGAAATCTTCCACTTCAATCTTCCAGATAGCTTCCATACCGAGTTCGGGATATTCCACACATTCGATGCTCTTAATATTGTTTTGCGCCAAGATAGCGGCAGGACCGCCGATAGAGCCGAGATAGAAACCGCCGTACTTCTTGCAGGCATCCGTAACCTGCTGGCTGCGGTTACCTTTGGCAAGCATAATCATGCTTCCGCCATGACTCTGGAAGAGGTCTACGTACGGGTCCATACGTCCGGCCGTTGTCGGGCCCATCGAACCGCAAGCCATTCCCTGCGGAGTTTTGGCAGGACCGGCATAGTAGATAGGATGGTCTTTGATATACTGCGGCAAATCCTCACCGCGGTCCAAACGTTCTTTCAGCTTGGCATGAGCGATGTCACGACCCACGATGATAGTGCCGTTCAGAGACAGGCGGGTGGAAACCGGATACTTAGTCAGCTCTTTCAGGATATTTTCCATCGGTTGGTTCAAATCAATCTTCACCACATCACCCTCACCGGCTTTACGGAGTTCGGCAGGAATCAGTTCACCCGGATTGCTGTCGAGCTTTTCAATCCAGATACCGTCCTTGTTGATTTTACACTTGATGTTACGGTCGGCAGAGCAGGAAACGCCCAAGCCTACCGGGCAGGAAGCACCGTGACGCGGCAGACGGATAATACGTATATCATGAGCCAGATACTTACCTCCGAACTGTGCACCAAGACCAATTCTGTGAGCTTCTTTCAGCACTTCTTTCTCCAGCTCTACATCACGGAATGCACGGCCGAATTCGTTACCCGTAGTCGGCAGGTTGTCATAGAAATGAGTGGAAGCCAGTTTTACAGTCAGCAGGTTTTTCTCGGCAGATGTACCGCCGATAACGAATGCGATATGATAAGGCGGACATGCAGCCGTACCCAACGTTTTGATTTTCTCAATAAGGAAAGGCACAAGTGTACCGGGATTCAGAATAGCTTTCGTTTCTTGATAGAGATAAGTCTTGTTGGCAGAACCGCCGCCTTTGGTCACACAAAGGAACTCGTACTCCATGCCCTCGGTAGCCTCGATATCAATCTGTGCCGGAAGGTTACACTTCGTATTTACCTCATCGTACATCGTAAGAGGAGCATTTTGAGAATAGCGCAGGTTCTCTTCGGTATAGGTCTTGTACACACCCAGTGAGAGAGCTTCTTCATCACAATAGCCCGTCCATACCTGCTGTCCTTTTTCACCGTGGATAATGGCAGTACCCGTATCCTGGCAGAAAGGCAGCACGCCTTTCGAGGCAACTTCAGCATTACGCAGGAAAGTCAGTGCCACGTACTTATCATTGTCACTTGCCTCAGGGTCACTCAGAATTTTAGCAACCTGCTCGTTGTGCGAACGACGCAACATGAACGAAACGTCACGGAAAGCGGCATTGGCCATTGCAGTCAAGCCTTCTTTTTCAATCTTCAGGATAGGTTTTCCTTCAAACTCGCTTACAGACACATAGTCTTTGGTAAGCAGATAATACTCAGTCGTATCCTTACCCTTTTCGAACATGGGCTGATACTTGAACGGAGGTGTTGTTGCCATAATTACTTGTTCATTTAGTTTAAAAGTGATTTCGTAACAGCAAAGGTAAGAAGTAATCTTGAAATATTTCTTTAATTAGAAAGAAAAAACGAGATTGAAACCTAATACTTCAACCCCGCTTTCTCTATTTTAATCATATAAAACGAATGGATTTGCCATCCCTCCGCCTCATCTTCATTGTACCTTTTGCATGCGTCCTATCAGCTCATCGCCCAATGCGGTCTTCACGTCAATGTGTTTGAGAACGGCCGTTACGAACGGATTGTTTTCGAAGTCACCACGTACCTGTTCAAAATCAAGTTCTTTTTCAAGACGTGAACCATCCGCACCAAAACCGGTCATGGAAGCCAGAGAAAATTCCTTTTTGGCATCCTCATAGACCATGCGGTCCAGACCAACAACAGCTTCTTTCCATTTCTCGACAATATGAATTATATCTTCTGCAGTCATATTTTCCGGAGCAATGCCATAGAATTCTTCCAACTTCTCATAAGCCCATGTCCACTCGTAGGTATAATAATTCCGGTGCATCCGTTCAAACTCGGCATTTATATGCTTCAAACGGTTAATCGCACCCGACTCTATGCCGTCTATCAAGGCGTCAATCTCACTTTTGGGAGCTATCAGTCCGGAAATATCCACCCATTCGCCGCTACCGATAGGTGTATCAGGCTTCAACCGGGCGCGAATCTCTTCATTGGTATGAAAACCGATACCTTCCAAACGTTTGATAACCGAATTGCCAAGAAACTTGTGAATGGCTATCTCATAAAAGCGGATACCTTTCACCAGAGCCGAATTGCGTATCTTGGCACTGTGAAAAGAATAAATATCGGAAAGTTCGCCGGAAGCATAACGCAGATTTTTTAAAGTCTCCCGTCCCTTGAACATCTTCTGTACGGTATAGGGACTCAACAGATTGTAGTTAATGAAGTCCAGTTTGTTGGTATCGGTACGCTGGTCGCGCCGGGGCCATTTTTGCGCATCACGGATAGTACCCACACTGCGCAGATTGACGCCGGGCACAAGATATGTCGTATTGTTCTGTTCTATCAGATAAGAGAACGGCAGGTTGGAAGTATCGGAATGGTTGACGTGACGTCCCATAACCAGAGAGAACGCCCCTACCCTTGCGGGCCACAGGATATAGGAATCGGAAGTGGTTTTGGCTCCACGCTCCAACGTACCCTGATGGATAGGACCGAGCTTATACATGTGATTACTTTGATTGGAACCGGAACCGGCATTCATAAAGGAAAACATACCGGCTATAAGCAAGGTGGATTTGTGATGTGTCACCGTATAAGGTCCGGCAAAAATAGCACACGCTTCACCGTTTTCTCCCTGGCAGTTACTGAAAAACAAAGAGTCTGAGGCAGAGTAGTTATGTCCCAGTTTGCAAGCCTGCCCTACAAAGCAACGGGTAAGCATGGCTCCATCATCCACATGCGAACCGGACGATATGATAAAATTATCGCAAATAACGCCGTGCCCGATATGTACAGGCGCGTTCTCGTTACTGTTGACACTTCCGTTGTACAGACGACACGTACCACAAATGTGGCAATAGTCGCCAATGCGGACATTCTTGATAGAGCCGGTATTGAGTATCATTACATGGCTGCCGATAGAACCGGTAGCGGAAGCATGCTTATTGGAATAGAAATCGGTAATTTCCTTCATCCGCGCAATCAGCTCCGGACGGTGACGGTACAGCGCCATGATATAGGCCTGATGAGCAGAAAGTTTGTCACTGATAAGCACTTCGCGCCCACCGGTCTCGTTCAAGACAGACACTTCCACACTGTTACCGAACCTGGACAATCCGTCTACAAGAATAATGTCTACATTCTCGATAAAAGTATCATGCCCTATTTCATAATTGGCAATGTAGTTTTGGATATTCTCGATGCAGCAATTATCACCCACCGTTACATTGTGAAGCGTTACATGCCGCAAACCGGAATGCTTCTTTATTCCACCCGGCAAAGTAAATTCAGAATGGAATACCCCCAAACGCACCTCACCCGAAAAACGGGTATGATGTACGAATTCCGTTGAAAACTCTTCTGCAACGGTTACTTTCCCCCAATCATCTGCCAGACACGACTGGCTCTTCAACCGAAGAACTTCGTCTTCGGTCAAGTTTCTGTAAGTCATAATATTCAAATTAAAAATGAAGAATCAATTCTTCATTGAATTAAACTTCCTCTTCATCGTAAGTCTGATAAAGAAAGTCGTTATAGGGGTACTTCTGCACATGCAGTTCTTTTACACGCCGGTAAACCACACTCTTCAGTTCCTCTACATTGATACGTTCGCGGGCAGAGATGAAAAGGCAATTGTCTTCCAACTTCGCCATCCACGTCTTCATCAGTTCTTCGAGTGTTAAGTTTTCTTTGGTTCTGGGGGTAAGGTCGTCGTCCGCTTTCGCCACATAAGTGTAAGCGTCTATTTTATTGAATACAAGTATCATGGGCTTACCGGATGCACCGATGTCCGCCAATGTCTTGTTCACCACTTCTATCTGCTCTTCAAAATCAGGGTGGGAAATATCTACGATATGCAACAACAGGTCGGCTTCGCGCACCTCGTCCAACGTAGATTTAAAAGAATCTACCAAATCGGTGGGCAACTTACGGATAAAGCCTACCGTGTCCGACAGCAGAAACGGCAGGTTCTCGATAATAACCTTGCGCACCGTAGTGTCCAACG
This window contains:
- a CDS encoding TolC family protein — encoded protein: MKRTLLSFLIILCTALAVQAQPAPVYTLKSCLKQGLLNNYSLRITRNEQQVSKNNATLANAGYLPTLDLSAGYKGTLDNTETKLRTTGETTKENGVFDQTVDAGINLSWTIFDGFNITANYQKLKELERQGETNTRIAIEDLIANIAAEYYNYVQHTIRLKNFRYAVSLSKERLRIVEERYHIGNFSRLDYQQAKVDFNADSAQYMKQQELLHTSRIQLNELMASEDVDRPFIVEDSLINVSAKLNFDELWNATLQANAALLKAEQNNTLARLDYKKASSRDYPYIKMNGGYGYTLNKYDISANSRRSNLGLNFGVTVGFNLFDGNRRRELRNARIAVQNARLEREQLEQALRADLSNLWQAYQNNLQMLKLERQNLVAAKENHEIAMERYMLGNLSGIEMREAQKSLLDAEERILSAEYDTKLCEISLLQISGRVEQYLE
- the pelA gene encoding pectate lyase translates to MKRTIFFCALLALFTGANAQKTTDYKEKHPYKDWVKLAPKLDDAFFTTPEAVRIADNVLLYQQTTGGWPKNIYMPAELTADEYQKALADKDNVNQSTIDNNATSTEIRYLSRIYLATGIEKYKDAALEGIRYLLKAQYPNGGWPQFWPRPKGYYTHITYNDNAMVNVMNLLRDVYNKKAPYTYVPDTLCQRARIAFDKGVECILNTQVKQNGKLTVWCAQHDEHTLAPAKARAYELPSLSGAESDNIVLLLMSIPDPSPRIIASVEAAVSWFKANKITGIMRKDFTNNEGKKDYRMVPCPQDDYPCPVFWARFYTLEDNRPFFCDRDGVKKYDISEIGYERRNGYSWYNNAGLKVLKKYEQWKKQIKD
- a CDS encoding fumarate hydratase; this translates as MATTPPFKYQPMFEKGKDTTEYYLLTKDYVSVSEFEGKPILKIEKEGLTAMANAAFRDVSFMLRRSHNEQVAKILSDPEASDNDKYVALTFLRNAEVASKGVLPFCQDTGTAIIHGEKGQQVWTGYCDEEALSLGVYKTYTEENLRYSQNAPLTMYDEVNTKCNLPAQIDIEATEGMEYEFLCVTKGGGSANKTYLYQETKAILNPGTLVPFLIEKIKTLGTAACPPYHIAFVIGGTSAEKNLLTVKLASTHFYDNLPTTGNEFGRAFRDVELEKEVLKEAHRIGLGAQFGGKYLAHDIRIIRLPRHGASCPVGLGVSCSADRNIKCKINKDGIWIEKLDSNPGELIPAELRKAGEGDVVKIDLNQPMENILKELTKYPVSTRLSLNGTIIVGRDIAHAKLKERLDRGEDLPQYIKDHPIYYAGPAKTPQGMACGSMGPTTAGRMDPYVDLFQSHGGSMIMLAKGNRSQQVTDACKKYGGFYLGSIGGPAAILAQNNIKSIECVEYPELGMEAIWKIEVEDFPAFILVDDKGNDFFKQLKPWNCSK
- a CDS encoding DUF4954 family protein — protein: MTYRNLTEDEVLRLKSQSCLADDWGKVTVAEEFSTEFVHHTRFSGEVRLGVFHSEFTLPGGIKKHSGLRHVTLHNVTVGDNCCIENIQNYIANYEIGHDTFIENVDIILVDGLSRFGNSVEVSVLNETGGREVLISDKLSAHQAYIMALYRHRPELIARMKEITDFYSNKHASATGSIGSHVMILNTGSIKNVRIGDYCHICGTCRLYNGSVNSNENAPVHIGHGVICDNFIISSGSHVDDGAMLTRCFVGQACKLGHNYSASDSLFFSNCQGENGEACAIFAGPYTVTHHKSTLLIAGMFSFMNAGSGSNQSNHMYKLGPIHQGTLERGAKTTSDSYILWPARVGAFSLVMGRHVNHSDTSNLPFSYLIEQNNTTYLVPGVNLRSVGTIRDAQKWPRRDQRTDTNKLDFINYNLLSPYTVQKMFKGRETLKNLRYASGELSDIYSFHSAKIRNSALVKGIRFYEIAIHKFLGNSVIKRLEGIGFHTNEEIRARLKPDTPIGSGEWVDISGLIAPKSEIDALIDGIESGAINRLKHINAEFERMHRNYYTYEWTWAYEKLEEFYGIAPENMTAEDIIHIVEKWKEAVVGLDRMVYEDAKKEFSLASMTGFGADGSRLEKELDFEQVRGDFENNPFVTAVLKHIDVKTALGDELIGRMQKVQ